One part of the Aspergillus fumigatus Af293 chromosome 7, whole genome shotgun sequence genome encodes these proteins:
- the pre3 gene encoding proteasome core particle subunit beta 1, with product MVGHGVTGMLGEDGIHIDMNHLKTGEVNLGTSIMAINFKDGVILGADSRTTTGAYIANRVTDKLTQVHDTIWCCRSGSAADTQAVADIVSYHLNMYGIVNNEPPSTQVAAALFQELCYENKDMLSAGIIIAGYDPRHGGQVYSIPLGGSLHKQPYAIGGSGSTYIYGYCDAHWKENMTEEEGIKFVRDALQEAIKWDGSSGGVIRLVVLTSRGSERHLYLPDTEYTGPGLTNRS from the exons ATGGTCGGCCACGGCGTCACAGGGATGCTTGGGGAAG ATGGTATTCACATTGACATGAACCACTTGAAGACCGGAGAGGTCAA CCTAGGTACCTCGAT TATGGCTATCAACTTCAAGGACGGTGTTATCCTGGGAGCAGATAGTCGGACAACTACTGGAGCTTACATCGCCAACCGAGTCACCGATAAACTCACACAGGTCCACGATACCATCTGGTGCTGTCGATCGGGATCTGCGGCGGACACACAGGCTGTTGCAGACATTGTCTCCTATCATCTCAACATGTACGGCATCGTGAACAATGAGCCTCCCAGCACCCAGGTGGCCGCAGCTCTATTCCAGGAGTTGTGCTATGAGAACAAGGATATGCTAAG TGCTGGTATCATCATCGCAGGATACGACCCACGCCATGGCGGTCAGGTGTACTCGATACCTTTGGGCGGGTCTCTACACAAGCAACCCTACGCCATTGGCGGGTCAGGATCAACTTATATCTACGGTTATTGCGATGCTCACTGGAAGGAGAACAtgacggaagaagaaggcatcAAATTCGTGCGTGACGCCTTGCAGGAGGCGATCAAGTGGGATGGCAGCTCCGGAGGTGTGATTCGATTGGTGGTGCTGACGTCTAGGGGATCTGAAAGACATTTGTATTTGCCAGACACGGAGTACACTGGACCCGGCTTAACCAACAGATCATGA